The segment CGCGTTCCGGAGGAAATTCGCGACGCTCACGCCCGGGATGGCCGTCGGGTATTGGAACGCGAGGAAAATGCCCTTCCGCGCGCGCTCGTCCGGGGAAAGCTCGAGGACATCCTCCCCCTTGTAGAGGATCGTTCCTTCGGTCACCTCGTACTTGGGATTCCCCATCAGCGCGTTCGCGAGCGTGCTCTTGCCCGATCCGTTCGGTCCCATCAGGGCGTGGATCTCGCCCTTGCTCACGGCCAGGGAAAGGCCCTTCAAAATGGGCTTCCCGTCGATCGCGATGTGCAGATTTCGAATTTCCAGCGTCGGTGTGGTGCTCATGTTCTCCTTCCGTTTTCGTCCGGGGCTACAGTGTGAAGCTGTCCCCGCATCCACATGTCTTTTTGACGCGCGGGTTCTTGAACTGGATGCCGGCTCCCAAGAGCCCGCGTTGGTAATCGACCTCCGTTCCCGCGAGAACGTCCAGCGAGCGCGGATCCACAACTACGGTAAGCCCGTCGTATTCGAACGCGGTGTCGCTTCCGCGACGCTCCGTCGTAAAGCCGAGAAAGTAGCTGAAGCCCGAACATCCTCCCGCCTTGACCCCGATGCGGAGCGCTTGCCCCTCTTTCCCTTCATTCGCGCGGATACGCTTCACGTAGTCCACGGCGGCCTGCGTCATCGAGATCGAGCGCG is part of the Candidatus Eisenbacteria bacterium genome and harbors:
- a CDS encoding iron-sulfur cluster assembly accessory protein — translated: MSAPHSGTRDSQETRSISMTQAAVDYVKRIRANEGKEGQALRIGVKAGGCSGFSYFLGFTTERRGSDTAFEYDGLTVVVDPRSLDVLAGTEVDYQRGLLGAGIQFKNPRVKKTCGCGDSFTL